The genomic DNA CGACGCAAGGACTCCAGCCCGCGGAAAAAACGACCCCGGCAGCAAAGGAGCCAAAATAACCGGCGGGTTTGCTTTTGAGCCGGAATCTTGCCTCATAGTTCAAGAATGGTATCTTTGCGGCCCCAAGGATGAAAAGAGCAAAGAGCATTATAAGCAGTCCTCCAAAGAGTTTTATAAGGCTTAGATGCCGCATGAGCAGCTGGCCTGCCGAGCTTGCGGCCGCTCCAAGCGCCACGAACAAAAGGGAGAAGCCGAGTATGAAGAACACAGAATTGACCGCTGTATTAAGAGGCCGCTGCGCCGAAGAGCCGTCTCCCGAAGAAAATGTTATCCCGGTGATAAAGGATAGATACGCGGGCAGCAGCGGCAGGACGCACGGGGAAAAGAACGACAAAATCCCGGCGGTAAAAGCGGCAAGAACAGAGAGCTGGTCCATTTTTTACAGGTATTTCCGCGTCATTATTCTAGCTCTTCCCCGAAGAGCCGGGTGGAAAGATATCTTTCCCCCGTGTCCGGAAGTATGACCGCTATCTTCTTTTTGTTGAACGACGGACTTTT from Candidatus Margulisiibacteriota bacterium includes the following:
- a CDS encoding cytochrome c biogenesis protein CcdA, coding for MDQLSVLAAFTAGILSFFSPCVLPLLPAYLSFITGITFSSGDGSSAQRPLNTAVNSVFFILGFSLLFVALGAAASSAGQLLMRHLSLIKLFGGLLIMLFALFILGAAKIPFLNYEARFRLKSKPAGYFGSFAAGVVFSAGWSPCVGPILGSILVLAASDASVYRGTALLVIYSLGLGIPFFLASLSVNSFIAGYKRLGGWIKYINLAAGALLLATGAVVALQGLIFLTSPLN